Below is a genomic region from Methanobrevibacter oralis.
TATAATGTCTGATGATAAACCAATTAATTCTATGTATGGTAGTAAAATAAAGTTAAATTTGAATAAAATTAAAGATAGTTCTAAAGATGACGTCGTTGAAGATAGTAAAGATGTTACTTTGAATAATGATGTAGTTGTTGAGGATAATGTTCCTGATGTTCCTGTTGAGGATGAGGTAGTTGTTGATTCTGTTGATGGGGATGATGTTGTTGATGTTCCTGTTGAGGATGAGGTAGTTGTTGATTCTGTTGATGGGGATGATGTTGTTGATGTTCCTGTTGAGGATGAGGTAGTTGTTGATTCTGTTGATGGGGATGATGTTGTTGATGAAACAAATATTAAAACAGATTCTAATGAATTTAAAACAAATTTAGATTCAAATCAAAATAAAGACTATAAAATCTTAATGGATTTAAAATCTAAACTTAAAGAAAGAGAAAATAAATTAAATAATCAATCTGGTGAACTTAATTATTTAACTAATAAAGTTATTCCTAAACTCAAAAAGGAAAATTCTGAGCTTAAAAAGCTTAAAAACGAGTTAACAATTGCATTAGAAAATTCTACTAAAAAATATTTTAACCAATTAGATATTAATGCTGACTTAAGTGATAGAGTAGGAAAACTTGGTGCAGACGGTGCTGTAAATAAAATTAAATTAGATAAATTAGAATCAGAAATGGAGTCTATTAAAGATAAATATGAAAGTAAAATTGGACAATATAAGTCTAAAATTGATTCACTTAGTTTAAATAGATTAGATAGTTTAAAAGAGAATAATATAAAATTGAATAAAGAGATTAAGTCTTTGGAATTAGAAATTTCAAATCATATTGAAGAAAATAAAAAACTCAATTCTGAAGTACATGATTTGAGAAATAAACTTATTGATGTTGGTAGTTATAAGGATGATGTGGATAAAAAAACTAATAAAAAAATCACAGATCTTGAAAATGAAATTAATTCTCTTAAAACTCAATTAAAAGTTAAAGAAAGTAGTTATGATAAATTATCTAACGAATCTCAAAAAACAATTTCTAATTTAAGAAAACAAGTAAATAAACTTGAAAAAATCATTGATAAACAGTCAAATAGAGGTCTATTTGATAGGATATCTAATAAATCTGTAAAGTTAGATGATTAAATCATATGAAATCTGATAATTATTTCATGGATGAAGCTATTAAAGAAGCTAAAAAATCCTTAGATGAAGGTGGAATTCCTATTGGTGCTGTCTTAGTTAAAGATGGTGAAATAGTATCTAGAGGTCATAATAGATTAATTCAAAATGATTCTGTTATTTTACATGCTGAAATGGATGCTATTGAAAATGCTGGAAGACTGAGTCATGAAGATTATGTACGTTGTACGCTTTACACTACACTTTCTCCGTGTCCGATGTGTTCTGGTGCGGTTATATTATATAATATTCCCAAAGTTGTAATTGGAGAAAATACTACTTTGAGGGGGGCAGAAAATCTTCTTAAATGTAATGATGTTGAAGTCGTTATTTTAAATAATAATTTATGTAGAGAATTATTGGAACAGTATGTTTGTCAAAATTCTGATTGCTGGAAAAATGAATTATCTAAAGTAGGAAACACTACCGAAACATTATAAATTAGCTTACATGTTTTTTTTTTAAAAAAATGGTGAGTGGTAAAGGTATTTAAGATTTAAAAAGCTTATTTAAGCTTTTCGTCTTAATCTTTTTACTACAAAATCTTTATCTAGAGATAATAAAAATGATGCTGCCCTAGGGCCCTGTTTTTGACCTAAAATCATTTTATAGATAGCTTGAAAACCTTTTTGTGGTTTTAATCCTTGCTCTTCAAGAATTTCATACATTGCATCATGTAAATCTTCAGCTTTGTTGTAATTTGTAGTTTCTATTAAATTAGCTAGGTCATTTAAAAATTGTGTTTGTTCATCAGTTAGTGGTAATTTTGGAATGTTTTTTTCCTGAACTTGGAATTTTACAAATTTAGGGGCATAAGTATCTAACCAATAACTTACATTATTCACACGTTCTTCAAATTGAGCTAATTCATTTTCATTTAAATCATCAAAGTTTTTATTTTCAAAGCTTTTAGTTAATTGAGAATTATTTTTAAGAATATTAAATATTTTTTCTAAATTATTTCCAGCTATTTGATAAGCATTAACTAAGAATCTGTATGGAGGTCTAAAAGGTAGTGGACTTCCAATATTGATTTGTGAAACTTCGTATATTTTCTTAAATTTCTTACCTTCTTTTTCAGAGGGTGCTTTTTCTTCATCATAAAATACTTTTTCTACTTTGTCAAATTGATCCATAAAGTCTAAAAATGACATTTTAGGTGAAAAATCTTTAGCTTTCATTGGTTTTGATCTAAATAAGTAATAGTTAAGACTTTCAGCAGGTCCAATTTTTAACCATTCCTCTGGTGTAAAGAATACTCCATGAGATTTACTCATAGCTTCACCATCTAATGTAATCCATTCATACGGTACAGGATATGGTGCTTCATAATTGAATATTTCTTCTGAAATTACGCTACTTACATCGTAGGATCCACCACTAGCTGCATGATCTTTTCCAAATGGTTCACAGGTAACTCCAAATATTTTCCATCTTGCAGCCCATTCTACTCTCCATGTAAGTTTTCCATTTCCAGATTTAATGTCCATTTCACCTTTATGACCACATTCACATCTGTATTTGATGTTATCTCCATCATAATCATAAGCATAAGTGGTGTTTACACGACCACATTCTTCACAAATTGGATTATAAGGTAACCAATTATCAGCTAATGCTTCTCTTCTATATTTATTAAATATTTCTTTTATTTGTGGAGTTTTTTCAAGAGCTATCCTAATATAGTCATTATAAATACCACTTTTATACATTTCAAAACCAGATTTAGTTTTAATATCTATTTTATAATCTTTCATTACTCTTAAAAATGGTTTTTCGAAGTGTTCTACAAAGTTACTGCAACATCCATCTGGACATGGAATGGTTGAGTAAGGCATTCCAAGATATTTCTCATAATCTTCAGGAAGTGGAAAAGGAACTTTTCTAAGGGGGTCATGATCATCAGCAATCCATATTGTTTCTGCATCATCACCAAGTTCACGTAATTTTTTCCCAATTGCATTAGCAATAAATACATCGCAGGAATTTCCAATATGTATTGAACCAGATATTGAAGTTCCACTTGCAATTACATGTTTTTCGATATTTCTTTCATTTAACTCTTCAGCGATTTTTTCAATCCAATGTTTCATCTAAATTCACCAGTTATAATAAGATAACTTAATTATCATAAAAAATAAGTATACTAATTATTTTCTTATTATTAGTATAAAAAGATTATTTAAAAAAAGAGAAAAATAGTTAGATTATTTAATTAAATCTGAGTCAGATTTATCTAACCATTCATTAACAATTTTCACAGCACAATAGTTTCCACACATTGTACATGCATCTTCATCTTCCGGAGGTCTTTGGTCTCTTTTAGCACGTGCTTCTTCGGGAAATAATGCAATTTCGTATTGTGCTTCCCAATCAAGTCTTTTTCTTGCATCGGCCATTGCCAAATCTCTTTCTCCACTTATTGCTCCTGATGCTAAATCTCCAGCGTAAGCTCCGATTTTTGTTGCAATAACTCCATCTTTTACATCTTGTGGGGATGGAAGTGCTAAGTGTTCTGCAGGAGTTACATAACAAATGAAATCTGCTCCAGCTTTTGCAGATGATGCTGCTCCAATAGCTGACACGATGTGGTCATAACCTGGTGCTACATCACATACAATAGGTCCTAACATATAAAATGGGGCATTTGAACACATTTTCTTTTGAATCATAACATTAGTTGGAATTTCATTTATTGGAATGTGTCCGGGGCCTTCAATCATACATTGTACTCCAGCTTCACGAGATCTATCAATTAATTCTCCTAAAATGATTAACTCTTGTATTTGTGCTCTATCTGTTGAATCAGCAATGGATCCTGCTCTCATTCCATTTGCAAGAGAAAGAACAACATCATGTTCTTTAGCTATTTCTAAAACATAGTCGAAGTTTTTATATAATGGGTTTTCTTTTTCATTTTCAACAATCCAACCAGACATAAATGATCCACCTCTTGAAACAAGTCCAGTTGCTCGTCCTTGTCTTTTAAGTCTAGTTAATGTTTCAATGTTAATACTACTGTGGATAGCCATAAAGTCAATACCATCTTTTGCTTGTTTTTCTATAGTATTGAATAATTTATCTTCATCCATGTAAATTACAGAGCCTTCATCTCTAATAGTTTCAATTGCTGCTTGGTATACTGGAACTGAACCAACTGGAAGTGGGGACATATCAAGTACTCTTCTTCTAATTACATCTAAATCTCCACCAATACTTAATTCCATTAAACAGTCTGCACCATTATCAATTGCAATTTGCGCTTTTAAGACTTCTTCATCAAAATTTACAATATCTGTTGATGTTCCAACTGTTGCATTGATTTTTGTTCTAAGTCCAGCACCAATACCTGATGCTTCAATATCTCTGTGTACGTTGCTAGGAATTACAATAGTTCCTTCAGCTACAGATTTTAAAATAAATTCCTCTGAAACATTTTCTTTAGCTGCCACATGTTTCATTTCTTCTGTTAAAATATCTTTCTTTGCGTCGCTCATTTGTGTCATATTATCACACTATTTTTTCCAATAATATTTAAAACAGTCAAATTTATATGAATTCTATATAATATCAATTTGATATTTTCTTATTGTTCGTTAATAGTATTTAAATTAATTGGATTGATTTTAATTTAATTAATATGGACAAATATCAATCTAATTTTAAAAAATAGTTTATTTAATTTTTTTGGTTTAATTAAAACGAATTTGAGTTAAATAAACTAATCTTTAATAAAAAAAGTATAATAAATTAATAAAATTCATTCATTCTTTTAAATGCATCATCAAAGCTTGGCATATTAGTTTGACAACCTTGTTCTTCAACAATAAATGATGATACGGATGATGCAAATTTAGCAGATTCTTCTAAGGATTCTCCATTTAAAAATCTTGATAAAAATCCTGCCCTATAGGAATCTCCTGCACCTGTTGGATCAACAGCTTCTTTTAAAATAGAACCAATTTTTATTTTTTCATCTTTTGAATATATTTCACTTCCATTAGCACCACAAGTTTTAACGATTATTTTAGGTCCTAATTCTTTAAGTCCATTAATGTCAATTTCAAGAGAGTTTAAAATTCTTTCTATTTCATGATGATTTCCAAAGAGGATAGTTGTGTTTCCAATCACATCTTTTAGTTTTTTAGTATCGTACATTCCAAGGTCTTGGCCAGGATCAAATGAAACAAGTTTATCATTATTTTTAGCTTCTATACTACATTTCCAATTAAAGTTAGGATCTCCTGTAGCTAAATGCACTGCTTCAACATTGGATATTGCAGAAGTTGGTATTTTACTTTCTGTGAATTCTCTAGCAGCACCCCAATAGAAATAACTAATTTGGTCTTCATTATCATTAGTTAAAACAAATGCAGTAGGTGTTGATTCACCTGGGACAATTATTAAAGAGTCAGTGTCGATATCTAAATTTTTCATATGCTCGTAATAATCGGATTTTTTGAATTCACCACCAACAGCAGAAACTAATGAAGTTTTTAATCCAAGATTAGCTCCAACACAAGCTACATTTGCTGCAGCTCCACCATTAAATGTTTTCATATTTAATATAGGCGCTGAAAAATTAGCTTTTGGAAATTCAGATACTCTAATAATATAATCATGGGCAGAGTGACCGATTGCTAATAAATCTTTGTTTTTTGCCATATTATCGCCTTTTTTTTTGTTTCGTATTTAATTTTTTGTTTCAATATTATTTAATAATTTTGAAAGTGCATATGCTTAGTGATGGTGTAGTTTAAATTAATTCGTAATTAATTATATTACATCATAATATTATATTACATTTTTTCTTAGCATTTGAAAAGTATTATTCCATTGGGATAAATCCTTGATTTTTAATGGCTGTTTGCCCTTCATTTAATAAAAAATTAATAAAGTCATCAATTTCTTCTTTATCTTCATTAACTTTAATTAAGCTAATTACATGACGAGTATCGAATTTTAATATTTCATTTCCTTTAAAATAACTGGCATTTAAGAAACTATGTAAGTTTTTTGAATTTCTAACCAGTTTAAATGCATCAAACTGAGAATTAACATTGTTTGTTATATTATACTTAACGTCATAATGATTTAAACTGTTCCAAGCAAGCCTTTGAGCCGAACCATTAACGTTTACAAAATTAAGATTATCTAAATCATTAATACTTTTAATTTCTTTTGAATTAGGGCTTGATATTAAAACAAGGTAATCATAAGCTATTGGTATAAAGTCAATGTCTCTTTCATAAGCAATTACTGGATCATCTAGGGTCAATATATCTACAGCTCCACGTTTTGCAAGTTCAAAAGCATCTTCATCACTACTACTATAAATATGGAGTTTAAATGGATGATTTATACTGTCTAAAAGTCCAGAACTAATATGGCCTCCAGCAAGAGTTATATTTTCAGTTTTTTCTATTTGAATTAAATATTTTTTATATTCTTCAAGTAATTTATTACCATAATATGTTAATATGGTTCCATTTCCTGATTTTTTACTAAGTTTAAATCCTAATTTTTCTTCTGCTTTAATTAATCTTCTATTAAAAACAGTATGTGCAATATTTAATTCTTTTGCGGCTTTTCTTTGAGAATTAACTCTAGCTAATGCATCTAAACTTTGGTATAATTTATAATCATAAATTTCACCATTGATTTCTAAATTGACCAAGCCTTTACTTTTAAGATTCATAATAATTAATTATATATAAAATTTTAATCAATAATAAATATTATATGTTTTATTGTTTATTGGGGAACTTGATAAAATGGAAATAATGAAAACCTCTATTAATGCAATTTTGGATAATATTCAAAACGCTGAAGAATATTTGGATGAAAACTCTATTGATAAATTTGAAGACATAATTATTGAATCTAAAAATGTTTTTGTAACAGGGGCTGGAAGATCAGGTCTTGCTGCTAAGGCTTTTGCTATGAGATTAATGCATTTAGGTGTAAGTGCATATGTTGTAGGTGAAACAATCTCTCCTGCTATTTATGAAGATGATTGTATTATAGCTATTTCTGGTTCTGGTGAGACAAATACTATTGTTTCTGCATCTGAAATTGCTAAAAATAGAGGTTCTAAAGTATTAGTTGTAACTTCTTATCCTAATTCTACTTTAGGTAATTTAGCTGATAGTATTCTTCTTGTTAAAGGAAGAACAAAAAAAGAAGTTGATGATGAAAATTATATGAAACGTCAAATTCACGGAAACTATACTTCTTTAACTCCTCTTGGAACCGCTTTTGAATTAACAACTTTAGTATTTTTAGATGCAATTGTATCTGAGTTAATGGAAAAAATGCATCAAACCGAAAGTGATTTAAAAGCTAGACACACTGTTCTTGAATAATTCTTTTTCATGTGCTTTGAAAAAGTTTACATGTTTTTATAAGCACAATTTAAATTTAATATTTTTAACAATAAACTCTAAGTTTAGGTTTAACTAAATTCATTTTATTTCTTTATATATTATGATAAAGATATTCCAGTTTTTTTATATTATTATATGCAGATTTTAATTCTTTAAAAAGGTTCATAGCTTATTAAAAATAGTTATTTGAAAAATTATTAAAAATTAGATAAAAAATAATATTTATAATTATTTATCATTAAGTATTTTATATACTAATAGTATTTAAATATTTCTTTTTGAATTTAATAATAAATCCTTTTTATTAATTAAAAACATATAATAAGACATAATACTATGAAATAAAGAAAATTGGCTTATTCGTTAGTATTATGTTGTATTTAATAAAAAGGGAAAATGAGGTTGATAATATGAGTTCATCTTTTAAAGGTCCAGCAGATGTTGCAAAAGCTGTTGCATCTACTGGTGGAGTTAAAGGGTCTGCTAATTTAGTAAATTTAATTTTACTTTCATTTTTAGCAGGTGCTTACATTGCATTTGGTGGTTTACTTGCAGAAGTTGCTAACGCTGGTATGTTAGATGCGGGTGCACCGCTTGGTTTGTCTAAATTTGTATTTGGTGCAGTGTTCCCAGTTGGTTTAATTATTGTTGTTCTTGCAGGATCAGAATTATTCACTGGAAACATAATGTTTATGACAATGGGAGTTTTAGATGGTCAATCATCTATTGGTGGTCTTGCTAAAAATTGGGTATTTAGTTGGGTATTCAATTTTGTCGGTGCTATTTTTGTAGCATTTGTACTTGCATATTTATCAGGTATTGCAACAGATCCAGTCATTTCTGCAGGAGCTATTAAAGTTGCATCTGCGAAAGTAGGTTTAAGTTGGGATCAAGCATTTTTAAGGGCTATTGGTTGTAACTGGCTCGTATGTTTAGCTGTATGGCTTGCAAATGCATCTGATGATATAATTGGTAAAATATTTGGTATTTGGTTCCCAATCATGGCGTTTGTATGTATTGGATTTGAGCACAGTGTTGCAAACATGTTTTTCATACCATTAGGTATGTTTTTAGGTGCTGAGGGTGTAAATTGGAGTACTATGATTATAAATAATTTAATTCCTGTATCTCTCGGTAACATCGTAGGTGGTGCTATATTCGTAGGTTGTATTTATTGGTACACATACCTTAAAGAATAAATAAGGAACTTTTAAAGTTTCTTATTAAACTTTTTTAAAATCAATTTTGGAGATTATAAAATGGTTGATATTAAAATTGTTCCAACAATCTGTCCATATTGTGGTACTGGTTGTGGAATTAACTTCGTCGTAAAAGACGATAAGATTGTAGGTGTCGAACCTTATAAAAGACACCCAGTAAACGAAGGTAAAGTATGTCCAAAAGGTAACTTTGGATATCAATTTATTAACAGAGAAGATAGATTAACTACTCCGTTAATTAAAGAAAATGGTGAATTCAGAGAAGCTTCATGGGATGAAGCATTAGATTTAGTTGCTAACAAACTTAAAGAAGTATCTGATGAAGATCCAAACAAAGTTGGATTCTATGCATGTGCTCGTTCACCAAACGAAAATATTTATATTACTCAGAAATTAGCTAGGGTAGCTTGTGGTACTCAAAATGTTGACCACTGTGCTCGTATCTGTCACGGTCCTACTGTAGCTGGTCTTGCAAATACTTTTGGATCAGGTGCTATGACCAATGGATTTGACAGTATTAAAGAAGCAGATTATATTTTCTGTATTGGGTCAAATAACATGGAAGCTCACCCATTATTTGGACGTAAATTAATTCAATCTAAGAAAAATGGTGCTAAATTAGTTGTTTTAGATCCAAGGTTCACTCCTACTGCTAAAATTGCTGACGAATATGTTGAATTTGAAACAGGAACTGATGTAGCTTTAATGAATGCTATGATTAAAGTAATCATTGATAAAGGATTACAAGATGATGAATTCATTAAAAACAGAACTAAAGGTTTCGAAGAAATGAAAGAAACTGTTCAAAAATATACTTTAGATATGGCTTCAGAAATTACTGGAATCAAACCTGAAGTAATTGAACACTTAGCTGTTGAATATGCATCTGCTGATAAAGCAGCTATTGTATATTCATTGGGTATCACTGAACACTCTCACGGTGCAGATAATGTAATGTCTACTGCTAACCTTGCAATGTTAACTGGTAACATTGGTAGGGAAGGAACTGGTGTAAACCCATTAAGAGGACAAAACAATGTACAAGGTGCTTGTGATATGGGTGCATTACCATCTGATTATGTTGGATACAGAAAAGTAGAAGATCAGGAAACTACTGACTGGTTCAATGAATACTATGGTGTAAATCTTCCAGCTAAAAAAGGTTTAACCTTAGTTGAAATGATGAATGCAGCTCATGCTGGTGATTTAAAAGTATTATATATTCATGGTGAAGACCCTGTATTATCTGATGCAGATATTAAACACACAAGAGAAGCTCTTGATAATTTAGACATGTTAATTGTACAAGAATGTTTCATGACTGATACTGCACAATGTGCTGATGTTATTTTACCTGCTGCAGGTTGGGGTGAGCAAGAAGGTACTTTTACCAGTGGTGAAAGAAGAGTTCAATGTTTACACAAAGCTCAAGAACCACCTGAAGGTGCTTGGTTAGATTGGAAGATTATGGAAGAAATTGCTGTTAGAATGGGAGTTCCAAGAGAAAAATTCCATTATGAATCTTCTGAAGAAATCTTCGATGAAATTAGAGAATGTGCACCAATCTTCGCTGGTATGGATCGTAAAAGATTAGATACTCCTGAAGCTCTTCACTGGCCATGTCCATCTGAAGATGATCCATGTCAACCATTAATGCACAAAGATAAATTTGCACATCCTGATGGTTTAGGTATTTTCCAAGCTTTAGAACACAAAGGTCCTGTTGAAGTTGTAGATGAAGAATATCCATTATTATTAACAACCACTAGGGTATTATTCCATTATCATGCTGCTATGACTAGAAGGTGTGAAACTTTAGATAATGAAGTAAAAACTGGATTTATAGAAATCAACACTGAAGATGCAAAAGAATTAGATATTATTAACGGTGAGGTTGTTAAAGCATCATCTAGAAGAGGATCTATTGCAATTCCTGCTCGTGTAACTGATGATATTAGAAAAGGTATTGTAAACATTCCTATGCACTTTGCAGAATGTGCTGCTAATGTATTAACTAACTCTGATTCTTTCGATCCTAAATCTAAAATGGTTGAATTAAAGGCATGTGCTATCAAAGTAGAAAAATTCGATGAAGCTGTTGAAATCAAAACTCAACTCTTTAAAGATGGAACTGTTACTGATATCGCAGCAGAAGATTACACAACTACTATTATAGGAAAATAAATGGGGAGTAGATAATATGAGCACAGAAAATATGTACTATGCATACTCTGCTATTGATGATATTAAACAAAAAGGGGAATATGGTGGTGTTGTAACTACCATAATGAAATATTTATTAGAAAACAATATTGTAGATGGTGTCGTTGCTGTTGAAGAAGGAGTAGATATTTACGATGCTGTCCCTTGTCTCATAACAAAATCTGAAGATGTTATTAAAACTGCAGGTTCAATCCACTGTGGTACATTAAACCTAGCTAAGTTTGTATACAAATATTTAGATGGATGCAGAGACATGAAAATTGCAGTTACTTGTAAACCTTGTGATGCAATGACTATGAGAGAATTAATGAAAAAAGGCAAAATCATTGAAGACAATGTAATTATGATTGGTGTAAACTGTGGTGGAACAATGCCTCCAGTACCAACCATGAAAATGATTAAGGATGTATATGAATTAAATCCTAAAGATGTTATCAAAGAAGAAATTGCTAAGGGTAAACTCATAATGGAAACTGCTGATGGAGAAGTAGCATTTGGTATCGAAGATTTAGAAGAAGAAGGAATGGGTAGAAGAGAGAATTGTCAAAGATGTTCTTTAAAAATCCCATCAAACACTGACATTGCACTAGGAAATTGGGGAGTAATTGGTCCTTTAGCTGGTAAAGCTACTTTTGTTGAAACATTTTCTGACAAAGGAGCTAAAATCCTTCAAGAGGTTATTGATGCAGGTTTAATTGCTGTTGAAGAACCAATTGAAAAAGGTGTCGAAATAAGAGAAAAAATTAACAACGTAATGCTTAAAAATTCTGCTAAGAAAAAAGAAGAAGATTTTGCAGGTACAACTGGAGATATTATTGATGTATTTTACAAATATGATGAAGAATTTTCTTCTTGTATGAAATGTTATGGTTGTCGTGAAGCATGTCCACTCTGTTTCTGTGAGGATTGTTGTCTT
It encodes:
- a CDS encoding Coenzyme F420 hydrogenase/dehydrogenase, beta subunit C-terminal domain, with product MSTENMYYAYSAIDDIKQKGEYGGVVTTIMKYLLENNIVDGVVAVEEGVDIYDAVPCLITKSEDVIKTAGSIHCGTLNLAKFVYKYLDGCRDMKIAVTCKPCDAMTMRELMKKGKIIEDNVIMIGVNCGGTMPPVPTMKMIKDVYELNPKDVIKEEIAKGKLIMETADGEVAFGIEDLEEEGMGRRENCQRCSLKIPSNTDIALGNWGVIGPLAGKATFVETFSDKGAKILQEVIDAGLIAVEEPIEKGVEIREKINNVMLKNSAKKKEEDFAGTTGDIIDVFYKYDEEFSSCMKCYGCREACPLCFCEDCCLEAEGPEWVPGGYTPAAPFFHLTRMVHMVDACTNCGQCSEVCPCEIPVAKVWNTVNNKVKEIYGYQSGFDVDQRIPFTDHISHAKKL